Proteins encoded in a region of the Streptomyces sp. NBC_00310 genome:
- the gyrB gene encoding DNA topoisomerase (ATP-hydrolyzing) subunit B, with protein MLCQKGRFVADSGNPNENIPSTGAGANGEVTASYDASAITVLEGLDAVRKRPGMYIGSTGERGLHHLVQEVVDNSVDEALAGHADTISVTILADGGVRVVDNGRGIPVGIVPSEGKPALEVVLTVLHAGGKFGGGGYAVSGGLHGVGVSVVNALSSRVTVEVKTDGHRWTQDYKLGVPTAPLAKHEATGETGTSVTFWADADIFETTYYSFETLSRRFQEMAFLNKGLTINLTDERESAKATAGADEAGEDEKHEVKTVSYHYEGGIVDFVKHLNSRKGEAVHPSVIDFEAEDKDKLLSVEVAMQWNSGYSEGVYSFANIIHTHEGGTHEEGFRAAMTGLINRYARDKKLLREKDDNLTGDDIREGLTAIISIKLSEPQFEGQTKTKLGNTEAKTFVQKVVHEHLTDWLDRNPVEAADIIRKSIQAATARVAARKARDLTRRKGLLETASLPGKLSDCQSNDPIKCEIFIVEGDSAGGSAKSGRNPQYQAILPIRGKILNVEKARIDKILQNQEIQALISAFGTGVHEDFDISRLRYHKIILMADADVDGQHINTLLLTFLFRFMRPLVEAGHVFLSRPPLYKIKWGRDDFEYAYSDRERDALIELGRQNGKRVREDSIQRFKGLGEMNAEELRITTMDQDHRVLGQVTLDDAAQADELFSVLMGEDVEARRQFIQRNAKDVRFLDI; from the coding sequence GTGCTGTGCCAGAAAGGGCGCTTCGTGGCCGATTCCGGCAACCCCAACGAGAACATCCCGTCCACCGGCGCCGGCGCCAACGGCGAGGTCACAGCCTCGTACGACGCCAGTGCCATCACCGTCCTCGAAGGGCTGGACGCGGTCCGCAAGCGGCCCGGCATGTACATCGGCTCGACCGGTGAGCGTGGGCTGCATCACCTGGTGCAGGAGGTCGTCGACAACTCCGTCGACGAGGCGCTGGCCGGCCACGCCGACACCATCAGTGTGACGATCCTCGCCGACGGCGGCGTCCGGGTCGTCGACAACGGCCGCGGCATCCCGGTGGGCATCGTCCCTTCCGAGGGGAAGCCGGCCCTTGAGGTCGTGCTGACGGTGTTGCACGCGGGCGGCAAGTTCGGCGGCGGCGGCTACGCGGTCTCCGGCGGTCTGCACGGTGTCGGTGTCTCCGTGGTGAACGCCCTGTCCAGCAGGGTCACCGTCGAGGTCAAGACCGACGGCCACCGCTGGACCCAGGACTACAAGCTGGGCGTTCCGACGGCACCGCTGGCCAAGCACGAGGCCACCGGGGAGACCGGTACCTCGGTGACCTTCTGGGCCGACGCCGACATCTTCGAGACCACGTATTACTCCTTCGAGACGCTCTCGCGGCGCTTCCAGGAGATGGCGTTCCTCAACAAGGGTCTGACCATCAACCTCACGGACGAGCGCGAGTCCGCGAAGGCCACGGCCGGTGCGGACGAGGCCGGCGAGGACGAGAAGCACGAGGTCAAGACCGTCTCGTACCACTACGAGGGCGGCATCGTCGACTTCGTGAAGCACCTCAACTCCCGTAAGGGAGAGGCGGTTCACCCGTCCGTCATCGACTTCGAGGCCGAGGACAAGGACAAGCTCCTGTCCGTCGAGGTCGCCATGCAGTGGAACAGTGGTTACAGCGAGGGTGTCTACTCCTTCGCCAACATCATCCACACGCACGAGGGCGGTACGCACGAAGAGGGCTTCCGCGCCGCGATGACCGGTCTGATCAACCGCTACGCGCGCGACAAGAAGCTGCTGCGGGAGAAGGACGACAACCTCACGGGTGACGACATCCGCGAGGGTCTGACCGCGATCATCTCGATCAAGCTGAGCGAGCCGCAGTTCGAGGGCCAGACCAAGACCAAGCTGGGCAACACGGAGGCGAAGACCTTCGTGCAGAAGGTCGTGCACGAGCACCTCACGGACTGGCTGGACCGCAACCCGGTCGAGGCCGCGGACATCATCCGCAAGTCCATCCAGGCGGCCACCGCGCGCGTGGCGGCCCGCAAGGCCCGTGACCTCACCCGTCGCAAGGGCCTGCTGGAGACGGCGTCCCTGCCGGGCAAGCTGAGCGACTGCCAGTCGAACGATCCCATCAAGTGCGAGATCTTCATCGTCGAGGGTGACTCCGCCGGCGGCTCGGCCAAGTCCGGCCGTAACCCGCAGTACCAGGCGATCCTCCCGATCCGCGGCAAGATCCTCAATGTCGAGAAGGCGCGGATCGACAAGATCCTGCAGAACCAGGAGATCCAGGCGCTGATCTCCGCCTTCGGCACGGGTGTGCACGAGGACTTCGACATCTCCAGGCTCCGCTATCACAAGATCATCCTGATGGCGGACGCCGACGTCGACGGCCAGCACATCAACACCCTGCTGCTGACCTTCCTCTTCCGCTTCATGCGGCCGCTGGTCGAGGCCGGACACGTGTTCCTCTCGCGTCCCCCCCTCTACAAGATCAAGTGGGGCCGCGACGACTTCGAGTACGCCTACTCGGACCGCGAGCGCGACGCCCTGATCGAGCTCGGCCGACAGAACGGCAAGCGCGTCAGGGAGGACTCGATCCAGCGCTTCAAGGGTCTCGGCGAGATGAACGCCGAGGAACTGCGCATCACGACCATGGACCAGGACCACCGCGTCCTCGGCCAGGTCACGCTCGACGACGCCGCCCAGGCCGACGAGCTGTTCTCGGTCCTCATGGGCGAGGACGTCGAGGCCCGGCGCCAGTTCATCCAGCGCAACGCCAAGGACGTCCGCTTCCTCGACATCTGA
- the gyrA gene encoding DNA gyrase subunit A, producing MADENTPLTPEEAGETTVRIEPVGLETEMQRSYLDYAMSVIVSRALPDVRDGLKPVHRRVLYAMYDGGYRPEKGFYKCARVVGDVMGNYHPHGDSSIYDALVRLAQPWSMRMPLVDSNGNFGSPGNDPAAAMRYTECKMAPLSMEMVRDIDEDTVDFTDNYDGRSQEPTVLPARFPNLLINGSAGIAVGMATNIPPHNLREVASGAQWYLENPEVSHEELLDALIERIKGPDFPTGALVVGRKGIEEAYRTGRGSITMRAVVEVEEIQNRQCLVVTELPYQVNPDNLAQKIADLVKDGKIGGIADVRDETSSRTGQRLVIVLKRDAVAKVVLNNLYKHTDLQTNFGANMLALVDGVPRTLSLDAFIRHWVTHQIEVVVRRTKFRLRKAEERAHILRGLLKALDAIDEVIALIRRSDTVDIARTGLMELLEIDEIQANAILEMQLRRLAALERQKIIQEHDELQAKIREYNAILASPVRQRGIVSAELAAIVEKFGDDRKTMLVPYDGDMSIEDLIAEEDIVVTVSRGGYVKRTKAVDYRAQKRGGKGVRGTKLKEDDIVDHFFVSTTHHWLLFFTNKGRVYRAKAYELPDAGRDARGQHVANLLAFQPDEAIAEILAIRDYDATPYLVLATKGGLVKKTPLKDYDSPRSGGVIAINLREKEDGSDDELIGAELVSAEDDILLISKKAQSIRFTATDEALRPMGRATSGVKGMSFREGDELLSMNVVRPGTFVFTATDGGYAKRTGVDEYRVQGRGGLGIKAAKIVEDRGSLVGALVVEETDEILAITLSGGVIRTRVNEIRETGRDTMGVQLINLGKRDAVVGIARNAEAGREAEEVDGDDAVDETAEGAATTGTDEGEAPSSE from the coding sequence ATGGCCGACGAGAACACCCCCCTCACGCCTGAAGAGGCCGGCGAGACGACCGTGCGCATCGAGCCCGTCGGGCTCGAGACCGAGATGCAGCGCTCGTACCTGGACTACGCGATGTCCGTCATCGTGTCGCGTGCGCTGCCCGATGTTCGGGACGGTCTCAAGCCCGTCCACCGCCGTGTCCTGTACGCCATGTACGACGGCGGTTACCGGCCCGAGAAGGGCTTCTACAAGTGCGCCCGCGTCGTCGGCGACGTCATGGGCAACTACCACCCGCACGGCGACTCCTCGATCTACGACGCGCTGGTCCGCCTCGCGCAGCCGTGGTCGATGCGGATGCCGCTGGTGGACTCCAACGGCAACTTCGGCTCTCCGGGCAACGACCCGGCGGCGGCCATGCGCTACACCGAGTGCAAGATGGCGCCGCTGTCGATGGAGATGGTCCGTGACATCGACGAGGACACCGTCGACTTCACGGACAACTACGACGGCCGTTCCCAGGAGCCGACCGTCCTCCCGGCACGTTTCCCGAACCTGCTGATCAACGGCTCGGCCGGTATCGCGGTCGGCATGGCGACCAACATCCCGCCGCACAACCTCCGCGAGGTCGCGTCCGGTGCCCAGTGGTACCTGGAGAACCCCGAGGTCTCCCACGAGGAGCTCCTGGACGCGCTGATCGAGCGCATCAAGGGCCCCGACTTCCCGACCGGCGCCCTGGTGGTCGGCCGCAAGGGCATCGAGGAGGCCTACCGCACGGGCCGCGGCTCCATCACGATGCGCGCGGTCGTCGAGGTCGAGGAGATCCAGAACCGCCAGTGCCTGGTGGTCACGGAACTCCCCTACCAGGTCAACCCGGACAACCTCGCGCAGAAGATCGCCGACCTGGTGAAGGACGGCAAGATCGGCGGCATCGCGGACGTCCGCGACGAGACGTCGTCTCGTACGGGCCAGCGCCTGGTCATCGTCCTGAAGCGCGACGCGGTCGCCAAGGTCGTGCTGAACAACCTGTACAAGCACACCGACCTGCAGACGAACTTCGGCGCCAACATGCTGGCGCTGGTCGACGGCGTGCCCCGGACCCTCTCGCTGGACGCGTTCATCCGCCACTGGGTGACGCACCAGATCGAGGTCGTCGTCCGCCGTACGAAGTTCCGGCTGCGCAAGGCCGAGGAGCGGGCGCACATCCTGCGCGGCCTACTGAAGGCCCTGGACGCCATCGACGAGGTCATCGCGCTGATCCGGCGCAGCGACACCGTCGACATCGCGCGCACGGGCCTGATGGAGCTCCTGGAGATCGACGAGATCCAGGCCAACGCCATCCTCGAGATGCAGCTGCGCCGACTGGCCGCCCTGGAACGCCAGAAGATCATCCAGGAGCACGACGAACTCCAGGCCAAGATCCGCGAGTACAACGCGATCCTCGCCTCCCCCGTCCGCCAGCGCGGGATCGTCAGCGCGGAACTCGCCGCGATCGTCGAGAAGTTCGGCGACGACCGCAAGACGATGCTGGTGCCCTACGACGGTGACATGTCCATCGAGGACCTCATCGCCGAGGAGGACATCGTCGTCACCGTCTCGCGCGGCGGTTACGTCAAGCGGACCAAGGCGGTCGACTACCGGGCGCAGAAGCGCGGCGGCAAGGGCGTGCGCGGCACGAAGCTCAAGGAAGACGACATCGTCGACCACTTCTTCGTGTCCACGACCCACCACTGGCTGCTGTTCTTCACCAACAAGGGCCGCGTCTACCGGGCCAAGGCGTACGAACTGCCGGACGCCGGACGTGACGCGCGTGGACAGCACGTCGCGAACCTGCTGGCCTTCCAGCCGGACGAGGCGATCGCCGAGATCCTCGCGATCCGCGACTACGACGCCACGCCCTACCTGGTGCTCGCCACCAAGGGCGGTCTTGTGAAGAAGACGCCTCTGAAGGATTACGATTCGCCCCGTTCCGGCGGCGTCATCGCGATCAACCTCCGTGAGAAGGAGGACGGTTCTGATGACGAACTGATCGGAGCCGAACTCGTATCGGCAGAGGATGACATCCTTCTGATCAGCAAGAAGGCACAGTCGATCCGCTTCACGGCGACGGACGAGGCACTGCGGCCCATGGGCCGTGCCACCTCGGGTGTCAAGGGCATGAGTTTCCGTGAGGGGGACGAGCTGCTCTCGATGAATGTTGTTCGACCCGGTACGTTCGTGTTCACTGCCACAGACGGTGGGTACGCGAAGCGGACCGGCGTCGACGAGTACCGCGTCCAGGGTCGCGGCGGCCTCGGCATCAAGGCCGCCAAGATCGTCGAGGACCGCGGTTCGCTCGTCGGCGCGCTGGTGGTCGAGGAGACCGACGAGATCCTCGCCATCACGCTGTCGGGCGGTGTGATTCGTACGCGAGTCAACGAGATCAGGGAAACCGGCCGTGACACCATGGGCGTCCAACTGATCAACTTGGGCAAGCGCGATGCCGTGGTCGGCATCGCTCGTAACGCCGAGGCAGGGCGGGAGGCGGAGGAGGTCGACGGCGACGACGCCGTGGACGAGACCGCCGAGGGTGCCGCGACGACCGGTACGGACGAGGGTGAGGCGCCCTCGTCCGAGTAG
- a CDS encoding DUF3566 domain-containing protein: MSGATGAGSSGTSAGTSTGSEADGGGRGSAARAMDTHTTQLKAIKPSATDSAETSPEKSGPQGGTVTDTRGPQTQQPAPGTPAAAPGGPGRQASAPPQPQPHAQAPAQAGGSALPGERQSQQQAGPYHPPQAYQPAPEGSSRKPRTGARTTPRTRKARLRVAKADPWSVMKVSFLLSIALGICTVVAAAVLWMVMNAMGVFSTVGATISEATGSNESNGFDLQSFLSLPNVLIFTTIIAVIDVVLATALATLGAFIYNLSAGFVGGIELTLAEDE, translated from the coding sequence GTGAGCGGAGCCACGGGCGCCGGATCGTCCGGTACTTCGGCCGGCACTTCGACCGGGTCGGAGGCGGACGGCGGCGGCCGTGGCTCCGCCGCGCGTGCGATGGACACGCACACGACCCAACTGAAAGCGATCAAGCCGAGCGCGACCGACTCGGCCGAGACGTCGCCCGAGAAGTCTGGACCCCAGGGGGGAACCGTGACGGACACCCGTGGTCCGCAGACCCAGCAGCCCGCGCCGGGCACTCCGGCCGCGGCTCCGGGAGGGCCCGGCCGCCAGGCTTCGGCGCCGCCCCAGCCTCAGCCCCACGCCCAGGCTCCGGCGCAGGCCGGTGGCTCCGCGCTGCCCGGTGAGCGGCAGTCGCAGCAGCAGGCGGGCCCGTACCACCCGCCGCAGGCCTACCAGCCGGCTCCGGAGGGTTCGTCCCGCAAGCCGCGTACGGGAGCGCGCACGACGCCTCGTACGCGCAAGGCCCGGTTGCGGGTGGCGAAGGCCGACCCGTGGTCGGTGATGAAGGTCAGCTTCCTGCTCTCCATCGCTCTCGGCATCTGCACGGTCGTGGCGGCCGCGGTGCTGTGGATGGTCATGAACGCGATGGGCGTCTTCTCCACGGTCGGCGCCACGATCTCCGAGGCCACCGGCTCGAACGAGTCCAACGGATTCGATCTGCAGTCGTTCCTGTCGCTGCCCAACGTGCTGATCTTCACCACGATCATCGCGGTCATCGACGTCGTCCTCGCCACCGCCCTCGCCACCCTCGGCGCCTTCATCTACAACCTCTCCGCGGGCTTCGTGGGCGGCATCGAGCTGACGCTCGCCGAGGACGAGTGA
- a CDS encoding VOC family protein codes for MACRISELVLGCRDPEVLARFWCEVLDFVVLDREGDDCFEIGPREGFGGPQPTIILSRRDEPEPGKSRLHIDVNATDRDQDAELERLLKLGARPADIGQTGEGQWHVLADPEGNEFCLLKARLNPL; via the coding sequence ATGGCATGTCGTATCAGTGAGCTCGTGCTCGGTTGCCGCGACCCCGAGGTGCTGGCGCGGTTCTGGTGCGAGGTCCTGGACTTCGTCGTGCTCGACCGCGAGGGGGACGACTGCTTCGAGATCGGGCCGCGCGAAGGGTTCGGCGGTCCGCAGCCGACGATCATCCTCAGCCGCAGGGACGAGCCGGAGCCGGGCAAGTCCCGGCTGCACATCGACGTCAACGCCACCGACCGTGACCAGGATGCCGAGCTCGAACGCCTCCTGAAGCTCGGGGCGCGCCCGGCTGACATCGGCCAGACCGGCGAGGGGCAGTGGCACGTCCTCGCTGACCCCGAGGGCAATGAGTTCTGCCTGCTCAAGGCCCGCCTCAACCCGCTCTGA
- a CDS encoding DUF6344 domain-containing protein → MAQNKVMKLWTAIVTAFLALCTALGLITTTASAAVPRTETTRNCAALTTAPATSLPARPHDRALPPTMKQRIRAEAHGSSPSCRHHTALHTATGTALDTATNVTDPAIAPDAPLPQAEHPFAPLQR, encoded by the coding sequence ATGGCCCAGAACAAGGTCATGAAGCTGTGGACCGCCATCGTCACCGCCTTCCTCGCGCTGTGCACGGCGCTCGGACTCATCACGACCACGGCGTCGGCCGCGGTACCGCGGACCGAGACCACCCGCAACTGCGCCGCCCTCACGACGGCGCCGGCGACGTCCCTTCCGGCCCGCCCCCACGACCGCGCACTGCCCCCCACGATGAAGCAGCGCATCCGCGCCGAGGCCCACGGCTCCTCGCCCTCCTGCCGCCACCACACGGCCCTGCACACAGCCACGGGCACCGCCTTGGACACCGCCACGAACGTCACCGACCCGGCCATCGCCCCGGACGCCCCTCTCCCACAGGCAGAGCATCCATTCGCACCCCTCCAGCGCTGA
- a CDS encoding DLW-39 family protein: MKKLLLVALAAIGGLLVYRQIQADRAEQDLWTEATDSVPTGS, translated from the coding sequence GTGAAGAAGCTTCTCCTGGTCGCACTGGCCGCCATCGGCGGGCTCCTCGTGTACCGCCAGATCCAGGCGGATCGCGCCGAGCAGGATCTGTGGACGGAGGCGACTGACTCCGTGCCCACGGGTTCGTGA
- a CDS encoding serine/threonine-protein kinase, whose protein sequence is MGEVFAGRYELVDPIGRGGVGAVWRTWDHRRRRYVAAKVLQQRDAHALLRFVREQAVRIDHPHVLAPASWAADDDKVLFTMDLVAGGSLVNLVNDYGPLPPSYVCGLLDQLLSGLAAVHAEGVIHRDIKPANVLLEATGTARPRLRLSDFGIAMRLGEPRLTETNYVVGTPGYFAPEQMLGADPDFPADLFAVGLVALYLLEGAKPDAKALIEHFAAHGTPNAPRGIPEPLWQVIATLLQPDPSSRFRTATGARKALAAAVELLPDPGPDDELVEVFDQLGPLPKGFALEGPLQRASGLDKTGTGTSPGGTSSPASGPTADAPSNFPGRHAPSSAPAPAVSSAPAVSSAPASSPSTASPPSPPSPSGADATPPPPHHPPAYSPPPQNLPPQPGAGTALPAPHTDAVPQPPYTGSISPPPMPTNAPPQTGSTGTGTGAGQWSQDSGTLSSAPSASSTHTGHISPESPPAAAPPRPERAPVPPQPSTMSDTGSFHLPPPQVLAAHTPSRQAEQQHAPGLGNPQHQPEQQAAPPAAAPVQAAPAQHPEPAHVPSPQSHPSLGLSQAPTAAAQQHAYASTGSYTARPPQVPRRSRALPRRRPGPPVKVVVPVLLIALACFAVGFWALSQL, encoded by the coding sequence ATGGGTGAGGTCTTCGCCGGCCGGTACGAACTGGTCGACCCGATCGGGCGCGGGGGAGTCGGCGCGGTCTGGCGCACCTGGGACCACCGCCGCCGCCGCTATGTGGCCGCCAAGGTCCTGCAACAGCGTGACGCGCACGCCCTGCTGCGCTTCGTCCGCGAGCAGGCCGTACGGATCGACCATCCTCATGTGCTCGCGCCCGCCAGCTGGGCGGCCGACGACGACAAGGTCCTGTTCACCATGGACCTGGTGGCCGGAGGCTCCCTGGTCAACCTTGTCAACGACTACGGTCCCCTTCCGCCCTCCTATGTCTGCGGCCTGCTCGACCAACTGCTGTCCGGTCTCGCCGCCGTACACGCCGAGGGCGTCATCCACCGTGACATCAAGCCCGCCAACGTGCTGCTGGAGGCCACCGGCACGGCTCGGCCCCGCCTGCGCCTGTCCGACTTCGGCATCGCCATGCGCCTGGGCGAGCCCCGCCTGACCGAGACCAACTACGTGGTGGGAACGCCGGGTTACTTCGCTCCCGAGCAGATGCTGGGCGCAGACCCGGACTTCCCGGCCGACCTCTTCGCGGTGGGTCTCGTCGCCCTGTACCTCCTGGAGGGCGCGAAACCCGACGCCAAGGCCCTCATCGAGCACTTCGCCGCCCACGGCACACCGAACGCCCCGCGAGGCATTCCCGAACCGCTGTGGCAGGTCATCGCCACGCTGCTCCAGCCGGACCCCAGCTCCCGCTTCCGCACCGCCACAGGCGCTCGCAAGGCCCTCGCCGCGGCCGTCGAGCTCCTGCCCGATCCGGGGCCCGACGACGAGTTGGTGGAGGTCTTCGACCAACTCGGCCCACTTCCCAAGGGATTCGCCCTCGAAGGCCCCCTGCAGAGGGCATCGGGGCTGGACAAGACGGGCACGGGCACGAGTCCCGGCGGCACGTCCTCCCCGGCCTCCGGACCGACGGCGGACGCTCCTTCCAACTTCCCCGGCCGGCACGCCCCTTCATCGGCTCCGGCTCCCGCTGTGTCTTCGGCTCCCGCCGTGTCTTCGGCTCCCGCCTCGTCCCCGTCCACTGCGTCGCCGCCCTCACCTCCCTCGCCCTCCGGCGCGGACGCGACACCACCGCCGCCTCACCATCCGCCCGCCTACAGCCCGCCGCCCCAGAACCTGCCGCCCCAGCCCGGGGCGGGCACCGCACTCCCGGCACCGCACACAGACGCCGTGCCTCAGCCGCCGTACACGGGCTCCATATCGCCGCCCCCCATGCCCACCAACGCCCCGCCCCAGACCGGCTCCACCGGCACCGGCACCGGTGCCGGGCAGTGGTCCCAGGATTCCGGCACCCTGTCCTCGGCACCTTCGGCGTCTTCGACGCACACCGGTCACATATCGCCCGAGTCGCCCCCCGCCGCCGCACCACCTCGGCCCGAACGCGCTCCCGTACCGCCGCAGCCGTCCACGATGTCGGACACCGGCAGTTTCCATCTGCCGCCGCCCCAGGTACTCGCCGCCCACACACCCTCGCGACAGGCGGAACAGCAGCACGCCCCCGGCCTGGGCAACCCACAACACCAGCCCGAGCAGCAGGCCGCTCCCCCCGCCGCGGCGCCCGTCCAAGCCGCTCCAGCGCAACACCCCGAACCCGCGCATGTGCCCTCCCCCCAGTCTCACCCGTCGCTGGGCCTCTCTCAGGCCCCGACCGCCGCGGCGCAGCAGCACGCGTACGCCTCTACTGGTTCATACACCGCTCGTCCACCGCAGGTTCCACGTCGGTCGAGGGCACTTCCCCGGCGCCGTCCGGGCCCGCCCGTCAAGGTGGTCGTACCGGTCCTGCTGATCGCACTGGCCTGCTTCGCGGTGGGGTTCTGGGCACTGAGCCAGCTCTGA
- a CDS encoding helix-turn-helix domain-containing protein, translating into MDAAQQEATARARELQRNWYGEPLGALFRRLIEDLGLNQARLAGVLGLSAPMLSQLMSGQRAKIGNPAVVQRVQLLQDLAGQVADGSVSAAEATERMDEIKKSQGGSVLSNTTQSTTSSGAPTVKRVVREIQSLLRSVAAAGDIIEAADTLAPTHPELAEFLRVYGAGRTSDAVAHYQSHQN; encoded by the coding sequence ATGGACGCCGCACAGCAGGAAGCGACCGCAAGAGCCCGGGAGCTGCAGCGGAACTGGTACGGAGAGCCGTTGGGGGCACTCTTCCGTAGGCTCATCGAGGACCTGGGTCTCAACCAGGCCCGTCTCGCGGGGGTGCTGGGTCTGTCGGCACCGATGCTGTCGCAGCTGATGAGCGGTCAGCGTGCCAAGATCGGCAACCCGGCAGTGGTCCAGCGGGTGCAGTTGCTGCAGGACCTGGCGGGGCAGGTCGCGGACGGCAGCGTGAGCGCTGCCGAGGCGACCGAGCGCATGGACGAGATCAAGAAGTCACAGGGGGGATCGGTGCTCAGCAACACCACGCAGTCGACGACGAGTTCGGGGGCGCCCACGGTCAAGCGGGTCGTCCGCGAGATCCAGTCGCTGCTTCGCTCGGTGGCGGCCGCGGGCGACATCATCGAGGCGGCGGACACCCTCGCCCCGACCCACCCGGAACTGGCAGAGTTCCTCCGGGTGTACGGCGCGGGCCGCACCTCGGACGCGGTGGCGCACTACCAGTCCCACCAGAACTGA
- a CDS encoding DUF5324 family protein has product MTRIDSMRAATGSAKDSVLHAAEVVAPYADTAKDKASHYAQEARVRLAPKVSQAAEQARVQYGAHVVPRLEQARTHVPPKVDHAAHEAAVRTRKAARQAADYSRPRIEQAVAAAGPVREEATARSVAALAALRGQVSPQQIQKLVRRQQRRARAGRAFKGLAVLGVVAGGAFAAWKWWDKQANPDWLVEPPAATEVSDPGHLSSVDGSGQSALDPEVQAKQAEDEAADRDNRR; this is encoded by the coding sequence GTGACCCGCATTGACAGCATGCGCGCCGCGACCGGCTCGGCAAAGGACAGCGTGCTGCACGCCGCGGAAGTGGTGGCGCCCTACGCCGACACGGCCAAGGACAAGGCCTCGCACTACGCGCAAGAGGCACGCGTACGACTCGCGCCGAAGGTGTCGCAGGCCGCGGAACAGGCACGCGTCCAGTACGGCGCCCATGTCGTCCCGCGCTTGGAACAGGCCCGCACACATGTACCGCCGAAGGTGGACCACGCGGCCCACGAAGCCGCCGTCCGCACCCGTAAGGCGGCCCGCCAGGCCGCCGACTACTCCCGTCCACGCATCGAGCAGGCCGTGGCCGCCGCCGGCCCCGTCCGCGAGGAGGCCACCGCCCGCAGCGTCGCGGCGCTGGCCGCACTGCGCGGGCAGGTCTCGCCCCAGCAGATCCAGAAGCTGGTCCGCAGGCAGCAGCGTCGCGCGAGGGCCGGCCGAGCCTTCAAGGGCCTGGCCGTCCTGGGCGTCGTGGCCGGCGGCGCCTTCGCCGCCTGGAAGTGGTGGGACAAGCAGGCCAACCCCGACTGGCTGGTCGAGCCCCCCGCCGCGACCGAGGTCTCCGACCCCGGTCATCTGTCCTCCGTCGACGGCAGTGGCCAGTCCGCCCTCGACCCCGAGGTCCAGGCCAAGCAGGCCGAGGACGAGGCCGCCGACCGCGACAACCGCCGCTGA
- a CDS encoding peptidylprolyl isomerase, whose protein sequence is MAEQLYATLKTNHGDIEVRLLPNHAPKTVRNFVELAQGEREWTNPATGQKSTDKLYDGTVFHRVISGFMIQGGDPLGNGTGGPGYQFADEFHPDLAFDKPYLLAMANAGPGTNGSQFFITVSPTAWLTRKHTIFGEVVDASSQKIVDAIAGAQTNPRTDRPVNDVVIESVVVETRQG, encoded by the coding sequence GTGGCAGAGCAGCTGTACGCCACCCTGAAGACCAACCATGGCGACATCGAGGTGCGGCTGCTGCCGAACCACGCGCCCAAGACGGTCCGTAACTTCGTCGAGCTCGCCCAGGGCGAGCGTGAGTGGACCAACCCGGCCACCGGCCAGAAGTCCACGGACAAGCTCTACGACGGCACGGTCTTCCACCGGGTGATCAGTGGATTCATGATCCAGGGCGGTGACCCGCTGGGTAACGGCACCGGTGGTCCCGGCTACCAGTTCGCGGACGAGTTCCACCCGGACCTCGCCTTCGACAAGCCCTACCTGCTGGCCATGGCCAACGCGGGCCCGGGCACCAACGGGTCACAGTTCTTCATTACCGTCTCCCCGACGGCGTGGCTGACCCGCAAGCACACCATCTTCGGTGAGGTCGTCGACGCGTCCAGCCAGAAGATCGTGGACGCCATCGCCGGGGCCCAGACCAACCCGCGCACCGACCGCCCGGTCAACGACGTGGTCATCGAGTCCGTCGTCGTCGAGACCCGCCAGGGCTGA